From Arvicanthis niloticus isolate mArvNil1 chromosome 22, mArvNil1.pat.X, whole genome shotgun sequence, the proteins below share one genomic window:
- the Cnpy2 gene encoding protein canopy homolog 2 isoform X1 gives MRASEAVGALRWSDPVTIKMKGWGWLALLLGVLLGTAWARRSQDLHCGACRALVDELEWEIARVDPKKTIQMGSFRINPDGSQSVVEVPYARSEAHLTELLEEVCDRMKEYGEQIDPSTHRKNYVRVVSRNGESSELDLQGIRIDSDISGTLKFACESIVEEYEDELIEFFSREADNVKDKLCSKRTDLCDHALHRSHDEL, from the exons ATGCGAGCGTCAGAGGCTGTGGGCGCACTGAG GTGGAGCGACCCTGTCACGATAAAGATGAAAGGCTGGGGTTGGCTAGCCCTACTTTTGGGGGTTCTGCTGGGAACTGCCTGGGCTCGAAGGAGCCAGGATCTACACTGTGGAG CTTGCAGGGCTCTGGTGGATGAATTAGAGTGGGAAATTGCCCGCGTGGACCCCAAGAAGACCATTCAGATGGGATCCTTCCGAATCAATCCAGATGGCAGCCAGTCAGTTGTGGAG GTACCTTATGCCCGCTCAGAGGCCCACCTCACAGAGTTGCTTGAGGAGGTCTGTGACCGGATGAAGGAGTATGGGGAACAGATTGACCCTTCTACGCACCGCAAGAACTATGTACGTGTCGTGAGCCGGAACGGAGAATCCAGTGAACTAGACTTACAGGGTATCCGAATCGATTCGGATATCAGCGGCACCCTCAAGTTTGCG TGTGAAAGCATCGTGGAGGAATACGAGGATGAGCTTATTGAATTCTTCTCCAGAGAGGCCGACAACGTTAAAGACAAGCTTTGTAGTAAGCGGACAG ATCTATGTGACCACGCCCTGCACAGATCTCATGATGAGCTTTGA
- the Cnpy2 gene encoding protein canopy homolog 2 isoform X2 has translation MKGWGWLALLLGVLLGTAWARRSQDLHCGACRALVDELEWEIARVDPKKTIQMGSFRINPDGSQSVVEVPYARSEAHLTELLEEVCDRMKEYGEQIDPSTHRKNYVRVVSRNGESSELDLQGIRIDSDISGTLKFACESIVEEYEDELIEFFSREADNVKDKLCSKRTDLCDHALHRSHDEL, from the exons ATGAAAGGCTGGGGTTGGCTAGCCCTACTTTTGGGGGTTCTGCTGGGAACTGCCTGGGCTCGAAGGAGCCAGGATCTACACTGTGGAG CTTGCAGGGCTCTGGTGGATGAATTAGAGTGGGAAATTGCCCGCGTGGACCCCAAGAAGACCATTCAGATGGGATCCTTCCGAATCAATCCAGATGGCAGCCAGTCAGTTGTGGAG GTACCTTATGCCCGCTCAGAGGCCCACCTCACAGAGTTGCTTGAGGAGGTCTGTGACCGGATGAAGGAGTATGGGGAACAGATTGACCCTTCTACGCACCGCAAGAACTATGTACGTGTCGTGAGCCGGAACGGAGAATCCAGTGAACTAGACTTACAGGGTATCCGAATCGATTCGGATATCAGCGGCACCCTCAAGTTTGCG TGTGAAAGCATCGTGGAGGAATACGAGGATGAGCTTATTGAATTCTTCTCCAGAGAGGCCGACAACGTTAAAGACAAGCTTTGTAGTAAGCGGACAG ATCTATGTGACCACGCCCTGCACAGATCTCATGATGAGCTTTGA
- the Cs gene encoding citrate synthase, mitochondrial isoform X2, translated as MALLTAAARLLGAKNSSCLVLAARHASASSTNLKEVLSNLIPKEQARIKNFKQQHGKTVVGQITVDMMYGGMRGMKGLVYETSVLDPDEGIRFRGYSIPECQKLLPKAKGGEEPLPEGLFWLLVTGQMPTEEQVSWLSQEWAKRAALPSHVVTMLDNFPTNLHPMSQLSAAITALNSESNFARAYAEGMNRAKYWELIYEDCMDLIAKLPCVAAKIYRNLYREGSSIGAIDSKLDWSHNFTNMLGYTDPQFTELMRLYLTIHSDHEGGNVSAHTSHLVGSALSDPYLSFAAAMNGLAGPLHGLANQEVLVWLTQLQKEVGKDVSDEKLRDYIWNTLNSGRVVPGYGHAVLRKTDPRYSCQREFALKHLPKDPMFKLVAQLYKIVPNILLEQGKAKNPWPNVDAHSGVLLQYYGMTEMNYYTVLFGVSRALGVLAQLIWSRALGFPLERPKSMSTDGLMKFVDSKSG; from the exons ATGGCTCTCCTCACTGCGGCAGCCCGGCTCTTGGGAGCCAAG AACTCATCCTGCCTCGTCCTTGCTGCCCGGCACGCCAGTGCTTCTTCCACG AATTTGAAAGAGGTGCTGAGCAATCTGATACCTAAGGAGCAAGCCAGAATTAAGAACTTCAAACAGCAGCATGGGAAGACAGTGGTGGGCCAAATCACTGTAGACATG ATGTATGGTGGCATGAGAGGCATGAAGGGACTTGTGTATGAGACATCAGTTCTTGATCCTGATGAG GGCATCCGTTTCAGAGGCTACAGTATCCCTGAATGCCAGAAACTGCTGCCTAAGGCTAAGGGTGGGGAAGAGCCCCTGCCTGAGGGCTTGTTTTGGCTGCTGGTAACCGGCCAGATGCCCACTGAGGAACAG GTATCTTGGCTCTCACAAGAATGGGCAAAAAGGGCAGCTCTCCCTTCTCATGTGGTCACCATGCTGGACAACTTTCCCACCAACCTGCACCCCATGTCTCAGCTCAGTGCGGCCATCACTGCCCTCAACAGTGAGAGCAACTTCGCCAGGGCGTATGCCGAGGGGATGAACAGAGCCAAGTACTGGGAG CTCATCTATGAAGACTGTATGGACCTGATTGCCAAGCTACCATGTGTTGCGGCAAAGATCTACCGGAATCTGTACCGGGAGGGCAGTAGTATTGGGGCCATTGACTCTAAACTGGACTGGTCCCACAATTTTACTAACATGTTAGGCTACACGGACCCTCAGTTCACAGAGCTAATGCGTTTGTACCTCACCATCCACAG TGACCATGAGGGAGGTAATGTAAGCGCCCACACAAGCCATTTGGTGGGCAGCGCCCTTTCAGACCCTTACCTGTCCTTTGCAGCAGCCATGAATGGGCTGGCGGGGCCTCTACATGGACTAGCAAATCAG GAGGTGCTTGTCTGGCTGACACAGCTACAGAAGGAAGTTGGCAAGGACGTATCAGATGAGAAGTTACGAGACTACATCTGGAACACACTCAACTCAGGGCGG GTTGTCCCGGGATATGGTCATGCAGTGCTAAGGAAGACTGATCCACGATACTCCTGTCAGCGAGAGTTTGCTCTGAAACATCTGCCTAAGGATCCCATGTTTAAGCTGGTTGCTCAGCTGTACAAGATTGTGCCCAATATCCTCTTAGAGCAAGGGAAGGCTAAGAACCCTTGGCCCAACGTAGATGCTCACAGTGGGGTGCTGCTCCAG TACTATGGCATGACAGAGATGAATTACTACACAGTCCTGTTCGGCGTGTCGCGGGCACTGGGTGTGTTGGCCCAGCTCATCTGGAGCAGAGCCCTAGGCTTCCCTCTAGAAAGGCCCAAGTCCATGAGCACGGATGGTCTGATGAAGTTTGTGGACTCTAAGTCAGGGTAA
- the Cs gene encoding citrate synthase, mitochondrial isoform X1, producing the protein MMYGGMRGMKGLVYETSVLDPDEGIRFRGYSIPECQKLLPKAKGGEEPLPEGLFWLLVTGQMPTEEQVSWLSQEWAKRAALPSHVVTMLDNFPTNLHPMSQLSAAITALNSESNFARAYAEGMNRAKYWELIYEDCMDLIAKLPCVAAKIYRNLYREGSSIGAIDSKLDWSHNFTNMLGYTDPQFTELMRLYLTIHSDHEGGNVSAHTSHLVGSALSDPYLSFAAAMNGLAGPLHGLANQEVLVWLTQLQKEVGKDVSDEKLRDYIWNTLNSGRVVPGYGHAVLRKTDPRYSCQREFALKHLPKDPMFKLVAQLYKIVPNILLEQGKAKNPWPNVDAHSGVLLQYYGMTEMNYYTVLFGVSRALGVLAQLIWSRALGFPLERPKSMSTDGLMKFVDSKSG; encoded by the exons ATG ATGTATGGTGGCATGAGAGGCATGAAGGGACTTGTGTATGAGACATCAGTTCTTGATCCTGATGAG GGCATCCGTTTCAGAGGCTACAGTATCCCTGAATGCCAGAAACTGCTGCCTAAGGCTAAGGGTGGGGAAGAGCCCCTGCCTGAGGGCTTGTTTTGGCTGCTGGTAACCGGCCAGATGCCCACTGAGGAACAG GTATCTTGGCTCTCACAAGAATGGGCAAAAAGGGCAGCTCTCCCTTCTCATGTGGTCACCATGCTGGACAACTTTCCCACCAACCTGCACCCCATGTCTCAGCTCAGTGCGGCCATCACTGCCCTCAACAGTGAGAGCAACTTCGCCAGGGCGTATGCCGAGGGGATGAACAGAGCCAAGTACTGGGAG CTCATCTATGAAGACTGTATGGACCTGATTGCCAAGCTACCATGTGTTGCGGCAAAGATCTACCGGAATCTGTACCGGGAGGGCAGTAGTATTGGGGCCATTGACTCTAAACTGGACTGGTCCCACAATTTTACTAACATGTTAGGCTACACGGACCCTCAGTTCACAGAGCTAATGCGTTTGTACCTCACCATCCACAG TGACCATGAGGGAGGTAATGTAAGCGCCCACACAAGCCATTTGGTGGGCAGCGCCCTTTCAGACCCTTACCTGTCCTTTGCAGCAGCCATGAATGGGCTGGCGGGGCCTCTACATGGACTAGCAAATCAG GAGGTGCTTGTCTGGCTGACACAGCTACAGAAGGAAGTTGGCAAGGACGTATCAGATGAGAAGTTACGAGACTACATCTGGAACACACTCAACTCAGGGCGG GTTGTCCCGGGATATGGTCATGCAGTGCTAAGGAAGACTGATCCACGATACTCCTGTCAGCGAGAGTTTGCTCTGAAACATCTGCCTAAGGATCCCATGTTTAAGCTGGTTGCTCAGCTGTACAAGATTGTGCCCAATATCCTCTTAGAGCAAGGGAAGGCTAAGAACCCTTGGCCCAACGTAGATGCTCACAGTGGGGTGCTGCTCCAG TACTATGGCATGACAGAGATGAATTACTACACAGTCCTGTTCGGCGTGTCGCGGGCACTGGGTGTGTTGGCCCAGCTCATCTGGAGCAGAGCCCTAGGCTTCCCTCTAGAAAGGCCCAAGTCCATGAGCACGGATGGTCTGATGAAGTTTGTGGACTCTAAGTCAGGGTAA